The following is a genomic window from Niveispirillum cyanobacteriorum.
TGCCGCCGCCTTGGTGCTGATGCGCGCCGACAATGCCGCCAAGCGTGGCGTGGCCCCGCTGGCCCGCATTGCCTCCTGGGCCACCGCCGGCGTCGATCCCACCATCATGGGCACCGGCCCCATCCCGGCCAGCCGCGAGGCGCTGCGCAAGGCCGGCTGGTCCATCGATCAGTTGGACCTGATCGAAGCGAACGAGGCTTTTGCCGCCCAGGCCATCGCCGTGAACCGCGACCTGGGCTTTGACACCTCCAAGGTCAATGTCAATGGCGGCGCCATTGCGCTGGGCCATCCGATCGGTGCATCGGGTGCCCGCGTGCTGGTGACGCTGCTGCATGAAATGGTGCGGCGGGATGCCAAGAAGGGTCTGGCGACCCTGTGCATCGGCGGCGGCATGGGCGTTGCCCTCTGCGTCGAACGCGACTGACGACAGTTTAAGCGGGGGTGCCAAAAGCACCCCCGTTCGCTTTCAGGGTTCGGACTGCCCTGAGGCATATCAAGGCGGCAAACCGCCGCCGGTATTAAAGTTCAATGATTTACAGCCGGCCTGAAGGCCACAACAACGGGGGAAACAAATGGCACGAGTGGCATTGGTGACGGGTGGTACGCGCGGCATTGGCGAGGCGATTTCCGTCGCGCTGAAGGATGCCGGCTATATCGTCGCCGCGAACTACGCCGGCAATGACGCGGCCGCCGCCGAATTCACCGAACGCACGGGCATCAAGGCCTATAAGTTCGACGTGTCGGACTTCGACGCGGTGAAGGCGTCCGTCGCGCAGATTGAGGCTGATCTGGGCCCGGTCGACGTGCTGGTCAACAATGCCGGCATCACCCGTGACGGCACCATGCACCGGATGAGCTTTGAGCAGTGGAACGCCGTCATCCAGACGAACCTGACCTCTTGCTTCAACACCTGCCGCGCCGTCATCGACGGCATGCGCGAGCGTAATTTCGGCCGCATCGTCAATATCGGCTCGATCAATGGTCAGGCCGGTCAGTACGGTCAGGTGAACTACGCCGCCGCCAAGTCGGGCATTCATGGCTTCACCAAGGCCCTGGCCCAGGAAGGGGCCGCCAAGGGTATCACCGTGAACGCCATCGCCCCCGGCTATATCGACACCGACATGGTCCGCGCCGTGCCCGCCGACGTTCTGAAGAAGATCGTCGCCAAGGTGCCGGTGGGCCGCCTGGGCCAGGCCTCGGAAATCGCCCGTGGCGTGCTGTTCCTGGTGGCGGACGAAGGCGGCTTCATCACCGGCTCGACCCTGTCCATCAATGGCGGCCAGCACATGTATTGATCAAGCTTGGCGGTGGGGCCTATCTTCGGCCCCACCGCTATTCTTGGGGGCGTTCTCATGGGTTTGGCCGAGGATTACCGCCGCGATGGCTGGGTGAAGGTGCCCGGTCTTGTCGATCCGGCGCGCATTGATGCATTACAGGCGGCCTACACGACCCATCTTCTGCCCAGCCGGGCCAAATTCTTCAGGCAGAATACCAACCGGTATGAACCGAACGATATTGACGGGCATGGCCACGTCATCAATTCCTTTCTGGACCCCCACCATTACCGGTCCGTTCCGCATGTGCGTCAGGGCGTTCTCGACATCCTGTTCGACCCGGCGCTGAAGGCTGCGCTGGCGGAAGCGACGGGCCATGCCGAGTTGGACCTGATGCAGTCCATGCTGTTCGACAAGAACGCAGCCACCCCGCCGCATCAGGACTGGTGGTACCTGGACAGCGTGCCCAATGGGCAGCTGGCGGCTACCTGGATCGCGCTGGAGGATATCCCCGCCGAGGCGGGCCGCTTCTACCTGATGAGCGGCACGCACGAAATGAAACTCCATGATGATCTGCGATCACTGCGCCACGATACCTGGCTGGGCCTGATGAAGGACTATGTCGACAGCCATGCCGATGCCGTGGAGGCTCCGGAGATGCGCAAGGGCGACGTGATTATCTGGAATTCCCGCACCATTCATGGCGCGTTGCCCACGCAAGATCCGGCCCTGTCGCGCAAGTCTCTGACGGCGCATTACCTGCCGCAGGGCATGGTGTTCGGCAACCTGTTCACCGCCAAGGACTGGATCAGCTTCACCCAGGACGGCCCCTACCGTTACTTCGCCAACCAGCCTGAATACAGCCTGGGGGCTGACATCAAGGCCCGCCTGAAGGTCGCCGTGTACGACAACCCCAGCCTGATGCGCGTGGCGCGGATGGCGCAGAAAATCCTGCGGCGGGCGTAGGTAAAGGCCGGCCCATCCATGCCCCCTCCCACCCATCCCCGCGTCGGCGTTGGCTGTCTGGTCTGGAAAGGCGGGCAGGTCCTGTTGATCCGGCGGGGCAAGCCACCCGGATATGGCGAATGGTCCCTGCCCGGTGGGTCGCAGGAACTGGGGGAGACCCTGTTTGCGGCGGCGGAGCGGGAGGTGCGTGAGGAGACAGGCGTCACGGCACGGGCGCGCTCGGTGCTGACGGCCGTCGACAATATCGTCCATGACGCCGATGGTCGGCTTGCCTTCCACTACACCATTGTGGATGTGGAGGCGGACTGGATTGCGGGTGACCCTATCCCCAGCGATGATGCCCTGGATGCGCGCTGGGCCGATCTGGTGGCGTGCGAGGCGCTGGTGGTCTGGGAGCCGTTGAAGCAGGTCCTGCGCACAGCCTTCGCCCGCCGCTAACTCTTGCTGACGGTTGCGACCGATTATAGGATCAAGGCACATCCTGGACAGATGTGCCTTGATCCTTTCCATTCTGAGAAACCGTGCAACGCACCTGCTTTTTCTGTTGCACCATGTTTCACATATTCTGAAAAATCGGTATGGCGGCTCCCGCACCAAACTGCCGAGGGTATGCGACCCTTGGCAGTTTGAAGGCTGGCGACTGCCAGCCCGGCACCTCATGGTGCCGCAAGCCAAGGCGGCGGAGGCCGCCGCCCGGCGCTTGAGGGAACATGAAAATCAGTGACTCAACACTTGGCCCAGGAAAGCCTTGGTGCGGTCGTTCTGGGGGGCATCGAAGAACTGGTCGGGCGGGGCCACTTCCACGATCTCGCCCTTGTCCATGAAAACCACGCGGTCGGCCATGCGACGGGCGAAACCCATTTCGTGGGTGACGACCAGCATGGTCATGCCGGAGGCCGCCAGATCGCTCATCACGTCCAGCACTTCCTTGACCATTTCGGGGTCAAGCGCGCTGGTCGGCTCATCGAACAGCATGATGGACGGGTCCATGCAGAGCGCGCGGGCGATGGCCACGCGCTGCTGCTGTCCGCCCGAAAGCTGGCCCGGATATTTCAGCGCCTGATCGGGGATGCGCACCCGCTCCAGCAGTTGGCGCGCCTTGGCCTCCGCTTCGGCGCGCGGCATCTTCTTCACCCACATGGGGGCCAGAATGCAGTTTTCCAGAACGGTCAGATGCGGGAACAGGTTGAACTGCTGGAACACCATGCCGACGTCGCGACGGATACTCTCCACATGGCGCACGTCATCGTCGAGCGGCACACCCTTGACGATGATGTCGCCGGCCTGATGTTCCTCCAGCCGGTTGATGCAGCGGATGGTAGTGGATTTGCCAGACCCGGACGGCCCACAAATCACAATCCGCTCCCCCTTGGCGACCGACAGGTTGACGTCGCGCAACACATGAAAGGCGCCGTACCATTTATTGACGCCACGCAGTTCGATGATGGCTTCGGTGGTCATTCAGAAAACTCCGTATCGAAGCGACGGGCGGTGATTGTGGCAAACATCTTCAGCATCACAGCCCTCACCGCCGCCTCCCCTGCCCAAGGACGGTCTCCAAATACCGGCTGTAGCGGGAGAGCGCGTAGCAGAACAGGAGGTAGATGACGCCCACAAACAGATAAGCTTCCTTGTAAAAGCCGCGCCAGGCCGGATCGGTCAGGGCGGCCTTGGCCGTGGACAGCAGATCCAGAAGGCCGATGACGATGACCAGGCTGGTATCCTTGAAGCTGGCAATGAAGGAATTGACCAGCGGCGGGATCACCAGCGACAGGGCCTGCGGCAGGATGATCAGGCGCTGGCGCTGCCAATAGCCCAGACCAAGGGCCTGGGCCGCCTCCACCTGTCCCTTGGGGATGGCCTGCAGACCAGCGCGCACCACCTCTGCCACATAGGCGGCGGAGAACAGGCAGATGCCGATCAGGGCCCGCAGCACCTTGTCGATGGACACACCCGCCGGCAGGAACAGCGGCAGCATGACCGAGGCCATGAACAGGATGGAGATCAGCGGAACGCCGCGCACCAGCTCAATATAGACCACCGACAGGCCGCGCATGACGGGCAGGTCCGACGTCCGGCCCAGCGCCAGCAGCACGCCCAGCGGGAAACTGGCCACCAGCCCGACGATGGACAGAGCCAGCGTCAGCGGCAGCCCGCCCCAGAGTTCTGTCGGGACATAATCCAGGCCCAGCACCCCACCGAACATCATCAGCGCCGAAAAGCCGATGCCCACCGTCCAGATATAAATCAGCGCCTTGCCCCAGAACCGGCGATCCGCTGAGACGACCAGGGTGCCGATCATGGACAGGATGGCCAATGTCGGGCGCCAATGCTGATCATCGGGGAAGGTCCCGAACAGAATGAAGCGCCACTTCTCGGCCAGGAAGGCCCAGCAGGCACCCCCGGCCTCCCGGCAGGCCGCCGCATCACCGGTCCAGCTGGCCTTGACCAGGGCCCAGTCGATGATGCCCGGAATGGCGCGGGCCAGCACATAGGCGATCAGCAGCGTCAGCAGCGCGTTGTACCAAGTGGAAAACAGGTTGGCCCGCGCCCAGGCTACCGGCCCCTGATTGGGGCGGATGGGAGCGGCGCGGTCTTGGGTGGTCTCGGTCACACTCATCTCACCGCTCCACCAGCGCCACGCGGCTGTTGTACCAGTTCATCAGGAAGGACAGGCTGAGGCTGATGATCAGATAGGCCGCCATGATCGACAATACGCCCTCCACCGCCTGCCCCGTCTGGTTGATCGTGGTGTTGGCGATGGAGACGAAGTCGGGATAGCCGATGGCCACCGCCAGCGAGCTGTTCTTGGTCAGGTTCAGATACTGACTGGTCGTCGGCGGGATGATGACGCGCAGGGCCTGCGGCAGGACGACAAGCCGCAGCAACTGTCCCCGCGTCAGGCCCAGCGCCGTCGCGGCCTCCGTCTGGCCCTTGGGCACCGCCAGGATGCCGGACCGCACGATCTCGCCAATGAAGGCAGCGGTGTAGATGACAAGACCGAACAGCAGCGCCGCGAATTCCGGGGAAAGGGTCATACCGCCGCGGAAGTTGAAGCCCTGCAAGACCGGCATGTCGATGGCCCCGCCACCACTGGCCAGAAGGACCAGCAACGGCAGGCCGAAGACGAGGCCCAGCCCGATGGGCAGCATCGACAGGCGCTTGCCCGTTGCCGCCTGCCGCTTGGCGTTCCAGGCGGCGATCACCAGGGTCAGGATGATGCCCAGGCCGAACAGGGCGGCGACCCAGGCCCAGATCGGATCATCGGCGGGGGCCGGCAGCTTCAGCCCGCGGTTGGACAGGAACACGCCCGGCAGCGGCGCCAGCGCCTGACGCGGCCCCGGCAATCCTTCAGTCAGCAGCCCGTACCAGAGGAACAGCTGCAGCAGCAGTGGCACATTGCGCACCGTCTCCACATAGAAGGCAGCGATGCGCGCCACCAACCAGTTCGACGACAGGCGGGCAATACCCAGCACTACGCCCAGCAGCGTCGCCAGCAGGATGCCGATTCCCGACACTTTCAGCGTGTTCAGGATGCCGACCAGAAACGCCGTGGAATAATGATCCTGCGGCCCAAATTCGACCAGCGTCTCCCCGATCTGGAATCCAGCCTCCCGGTCCAGAAAGCCAAAGCCCGACGCGATCGACAACCGCGCCAGATTGTCCATCGTATTGCCGACCAGATACCAGGCAACCAGCGCCACAGCCAAGGCCACGCCAAGCTGCGCCAGGACGGCACGGACAATGGGGTTGTTGATGGACAGGTGAAAGGCCGCCCGCCCAGGGGGGGCGGCGGCCTTGGTCGCGGTCGCGTTGCTGTCGCTCATCGGCGTCCGGTTCCGGGCGTCAGATCAGCGGATCGGCGGGGCATACATCAGCCCGCCATTGGTCCACAGCGCGTTCAGGCCGCGATCCAGCTTCAGCGGCGTTTTCTTGCCGATATTGCGTTCGAAAATCTCACCGTAATTACCGACGGCCTTGATGGCGCGATAGGCCCAGGCCTTGTCCACGCCAAGACCGGTACCCAGGTCACCCTGCACACCCAACAGGCGCTGCACCGACGGGTCGGGGTCCTTCAGCTTGGCATCGATATTGGCCTGGGTGATGCCTTTCTCCTCCGCCTCGATCAGGGCGTAGATGGTCCAGCTGACAATGTCGCGCCATTGGTTGTCGCCATGACGGACGACGGGCGCCAGCGGCTCCTTCGACATCACCTCCGGCAAGATGATGAAATCATCGGGCTTGGTGGCAACAGAGGCACGCACGCCGGCCAGACCGGAAATGTCGGTGGTCAGCACGTCGCAGCGACCGGCGAAGAAGGCGGCATTTACCTCGTCCAGCGCCTCGATCACCACGGGCTTGAAGGACAGGTTATGGGCACGGAACCAGTCGGCCAAGTTCAGCTCGGTCGTGGTGCCCGGCTGTACACAGACGGTGGCACCGTCCAGCTGCTTGGCAGACGTCACGCCCAGGCTTTTGGCAACCATTAGACCCTGGCCATCATAATAGACAGGCGGGGCGAAATCGAGGCCTTGGGCATCGCGGGTCAGCGACCAAGTGGTGTTACGAACCAGCAGGTCGATCTCACCCGACTGAAGCGCGGTCAGACGCTGCTGCGCCGACAGCGGCGTGTAGCGGATCTTGGTTGTATCGTTCAGGATGACAGCGGCAACGGCCTTGCAGATATCAACGTCCAGGCCCGTCCACTTGCCCTGGCTGTCGGGGCTGGAAAAGCCCGGCAGGCCGGTATTCACGCCACAGGTCAGCTGCCCCTTGCTTTTGACCGCATCCAATGTCGGACCGGCGAGCGCCGGAACGGCGGTGAAGGCAACATATGCGGCGGCCAGGGCGACCGCACCCCCAAGGCGAAGGCTCATCGTCTTTGGTTCCCCTGTTTTACCGGGGCGGGATGTCCGTCCGCCGCCCCCTTTGATGTCAGGCAGTTAAGCATTCAATGCCGCAATGAAACAACCCCGTAACGGGGACAATCGCGACAATTCTCGCCCCTGCCGCAAGGTTAGGCAGGATGATCACAAAACATCCCGCGCCAGTTGCTCCAACTGGCCTTCCAGCTTGGCCGACAAGACCTTGAACTGCGCCAGTTCCCCCTCGTCCAGGCAGTTCAGCCACCGCTGCTGCCACTCCAGGGCCAAAGGCGCGATTCTCTCATAGAGTGCCCTGCCCTTGGGTGTGAAGGACAGACGCAGCAACCGCTGATCAGATGGGTGCGTGTCACGCGATAGCAGCCCCGCCTCCACCAGCGATGTCACGGCCCGGCTGACCTTGGCCTTGTCCATGGCGGAGCGTTCGACAATGTCGTTGGATGACAAGGGCTGTTCACGGCCCAGAATCGCCATCACGCGCCATTCGGGGATGGAAATGCCGAACTGCGCCTCGTACCGGCGCGCCAGCTCCCGGCTGACGCGCTTGGCCAGGACGTTCAGGCGATAGGGCAGAAAATCGTCAAGGTCGAGCATGTCGCAAGGGTGGCCTGCCCAAAGCGGACTTGCAAGCCCCTCATTGATCCGGCATATTCGTTTCATATGAAACGATATAGTTTCAAGCGGGAGAGCACCATGCGCCGGTACATTTCCTTCCCCCGTGTCGAGGGCACCTCCTCACGCCAGGCCCATGCCGACCTGCCGACGGGCACGTATGAGCGGGAGTTGGGCCGCGAGGGCTTCTTCGGCCCCGCAACCCACATGTACCATCGCAACGCCCCCACCGGCTGGACCAGTTGGGAAGGCCCCTTGCGCCCCCGCGCCTTCGACCTGAATCAACTGGTGGAGGGCATGTCCGTCGGACCCTGGGGGGCAAAGGAAGTGCTGTTCAACGCCCATTGCCGCATGCGCATGTGGCGCTGCGACCGGCCCATGGACCATCTGGCCCGCAATGGCGACGGCGACGACCTGATCTTCGTGCATGAGGGCGAGGGAGAGCTTTACTGCGACTATGGTCACCTGACCATTACGGCAGGCGACTATGTCGTCCTTCCGCGCGGCACCATGTGGCGTCTGAACCCGACCAAGCCGGTGACGGCCTTACTGATTGAGGCGACAGGATCGATCTACCAGCTACCCGACCGCGGCCTGGTCGGCCCGCATGCCGTATTCGATCCCGCCATCCTGGACACGCCCAAGATCAACGAGGCGTTTCTGGATCAGCAGTCAGACAATGGTCCGGGCGGTTCTTGGCGCGTGCTGGTGAAGCGGCGGGGTGCCATCAGCACGGTGACCTATCCGTTCAACCCGCTGGATGCCGTGGGCTGGAAGGGTGATCTGGCACCCGTGCGCCTGAATGTGAGGGATGTGCGGCCGCTGATGAGCCACCGCTACCACCTGCCACCCAGCGCACACACCACCTTCGTCGCCAACCGCTTCGTCGTCTGCACCTTCGCCCCGCGCCCGTTCGAGACGGATGAGGGGGCGATCAAGATCCCGTTCTTCCACAATAACGACGATTATGACGAGGTGCTGTTCTACCATGCCGGCGATTTCTTCAGCCGCGACAATATCAAGGCCGGCATGATGACCTTCCACCCATCAGGCTTCACCCACGGGCCGCACCCCAAGGCATTGGGCAAGATGCTGGTGCAAACCAAGCCCGCCACCGACGAATATGCCGTCATGGTCGATACCCGCGACGCGCTGGAGGTGGCGGACCTGCCGGGCGGCGTGGAGAACCCTGCCTACGCCGATAGCTGGCGCGTGAAACCGTAACAGCCTGCCATCACACAGATTTCCGTCCTGGAGTGTTCCCCCATGAAACTCGCTTCCCTACAGCAGGGCCGTGATGGCCGGTTGGTTGTCGTGTCGGATGACCTGTCGCGCTGCGTGCCCGTGCCGGAGATCGCGCTGACCCTGCAACAGGCGCTGGACCATTGGGACAACGTGGCCCTGGCGCTGAACGCCATTGCGGTCAGGCTGAACACCGGTGAGATCAAGGGCCAGCCCTTCGATGAGACGGAATGCGCCAGCCCTCTGCCGCGCGCCTATCAATGGGCGGATGGGTCGGCCTATGTGAACCATGTGGAACTGGTGCGGAAGGCCCGCAACGCAGAGATGCCGCCCAGCTTCTGGACCGATCCCCTGATGTATCAGGGCGGGTCCGACAGCTTCCTGTCGCCCCACGACCCGATCCTGATGGCGGATGAGGCCTATGGCATCGATCTGGAGGGCGAGGTGGCCGTGGTCACGGGCGATGTGCCTATGGGTGTCACCCCGGAGCAGGCCAAGGCCCATATCCGCCTTGTCATGCTGGTCAATGACGTGTCCTTGCGCGGCCTGATCCCGAACGAGTTGGCCAAGGGTTTTGGCTTCTTCCAGTCCAAGCCTAGCAGCGCCTTCAGCCCTGTGGCCGTCACGCCCGACAGCCTGGGCGACGCCTGGGATGGCGGCAAGCTGCATCTGCCCTTGTTGTCCGCCATCAATGGTCAGCCGTTCGGCAAGCCCAATGCCGGGGTCGACATGACCTTCGACTTCCCCACCCTGATTGCACATGCGGCCAAGACGCGCCCCCTATCGGCGGGCACCATCATCGGGTCGGGCACGGTATCCAACAAGGATCCGGATGGCGGGCCGGGCCGTCCGGTATCGGAAGGCGGCCTGGGCTATAGCTGCATCGCCGAAATCCGCACCATCGAGACCATCCGCGACGGCAAGCCCAGCACCCCTTTCCTGCGCTTTGGCGACCGCGTGCGGATCGAGATGAAGGATAAGGATGGGCGCTCCGTGTTCGGTGCCATTGATCAGGAAGTTGCCAAGTACGAGGGCTAGAGCGGCTTGCCGGAAGCCGCTCCGGCGGCGACTGCCGCCGCGCGGCACATGCCGCGTTAGCCAAGCCGCGGATGCGGCGCCGGCGACTGAGGCAACTTTGTTAAAGCCCCCGCAAGCCCCCGCTGGCCCGGATCACCTCCCCCGTGATCCAGGCGGCGTCGGGTCCGGCCAGCCAGGCGACCACGGCAGCAATGTCCTCAGGCTCCCCAATCCGGCCAAGGGCGGTACGCTTGATAATCTCGCCTTCGCGCGACCGGTCACCGGACTTGAACCGGTCGGTGGCGGTCACGCCGGGGGCGACGGTGTTGATATTGATGCCCAGCGGCCCCAGCTCCTGCGCCAGGACGCCGGTCATGGCATGCACGGCCCCCTTGGACGCGGCATAGACGGAACGGAGGCCCACGGGCATGTCGGTGATGACGCTGCCGATATTGATGATCCGCCCGCCGGGCTTCATCGCCCGCGCCGCCTCCCGCGCCATCAGCAGGGGCGTGGCGGCATTGACGGCCAGGACCTGGGCCAGTTCCAGCGAATTGATCTCCGCAATAGGCGCGAAACGGCCCGTGCCGGCATTATTGACCAGGATGTGGGGCACGCCCAGCGATGCCGACACGGCGGCGAACAGGGCCACGGCCCCGCCCCGGTCCGACAGGTCGGCAAGGTCGGCCTGGAAGGCCTGCGCCCTCACGCCATATTCGCGGCCACAGCGTTCGGCCAGTTCCTCCGCTGATTGCCGGTGGGATCCATAATGGACAGCCACATTCGCCCCCTCACGGGCCAGCCGTTCGGCAATCGCGGCACCGATGCCGCGGGAGGCCCCCGTAACCAATGCTATCCTGCCTTCCAACGGACGGGCCATCGCCCCCTCCCCCTCATCGCAACCCCTGGCCGGTGATACCACGAAGATGCAGCTTCACACCTATTTCCGCTCCTCCGCCGCCTATCGTGTCCGCATTGCGCTGGCGCTGAAGGGCCTTGCCTGGGACCCGGCCTATGTCCACCTGCTGAAGGACGGTGGTCAACAGAAGGCGCCCTCCTATCGGACCGTCAACCCGCAGGGACTGGTGCCAACCCTGGTGGATGGCGACGCGGTCATCCCGCAATCGCTGGCCATTCTGGAATATCTCGAGGAACGGCACCCGACACCGGCCCTGCTGCCGGCAGACCCGGCAGGACGGGCCAAGGCGCGCGCCATGGCGTTGGCGATTGTCGCGGACATCCACCCGCTCAACAATCTGCGCGTCCTGACCTATCTGCGTGGCACCCTGGGTCAGGGAGAGGAAGCCGTGAAGGCCTGGATCGTACATTGGACGGCGGAAGGGTTCGCGGCCCTGGAGCAGATGGCGGAGGGACCGGACTTCTGCATCGGCCGGGCGCCCAGCTTCGCCGACCTGTGCCTGGTGCCACAGATGTTCAACGCCCGGCGATTTGGCGTGGACCTGACACCCTATCCGAAGCTGGTGGCCATCGACGGCCATTGTCAGGCGCTGCCGGCGTTCCAGGCGGCGGCTCCCGGGCGGCAGGGGGATGCGGAATAACAAAAGGCCCCTTCCGATTCAACCGAAGGGGCCTGTTCATTTGGATGAGCCGGCGCCTTACCGCGCCGGCTCGTCCGAAATCTGAACCGCCAGCTTGCCGGTATTGCCGCCCGTGAACAGCTTGTTGAAGCTGGTCAGGGTGTTCTCCAGGCCCTGGTCCAGCTCCACCTTCCACTTGATCTGTCCAGCGGCCAGCCAGGGGCCCATTTCGGCATACATCTCCGCCATGCGGGGCGCGTAATCCAGGACCAGGAACCCCTCCATCCGCGCCCGGCGGCTGACCAGGACGGACAGGTTGCGCGGGCCGGGCGCCGGCTCAGTGGAATTATACTGGCTGATGGCACCACAGAATGGGATACGACCCTTCACGTTCAGCAGGCTCAGCGCCACCTCTGTGATTTCGCCGCCCACATTCTCGAAATAGATATCGATGCCGTCGGGCACAGCGTTCTTCAGCGCCTTCTGCCAGCCCTTTTCCTTGTAATTGACGGCGGCGTCATAGCCCAGCTCGCCCGTCAGCCAGTTGCACTTGTCAGCAGACCCGGCAATGCCGACAGCGCGGCAGCCCTTCAGCTTGGCGATCTGCCCGACCAGGGAGCCGACGGCACCGGCGGCGGCGGAAACGACAACCGTCTCGCCTTCCTTCGGCTTGCCGATATCCAGCAGGCCGAAATAGGCCGTGGCCCCCGTCATGCCCAGCGGCCCCATATAGGCCAGCAGCGGCAGGCCCGGAATGTTCGGCACGCGGCCAAAGGACGACCCGTCGGCAACGGTATAGTCGGCCCAGCTGCCCATGCCGGTGACGATATCACCGACCTTGAACTTGGCATGGTTGGACTGATCCACTACGCCCAGCACCAGACCACGCATGGTGGTATTCAGCGGGACCGCCGGCAGGTAGCTGTCATACTGCATCCAGACCGCATTGGTCGGGTCCAGCGACAGATAGACGGAGCGGACCCGGATCTGCCCCTCGCCGGCGTCGGGCACCGGCGCCTCGCGCAGGGACAGAACCTCGCTGAAATTTCCGCCCTTGGGGCGGTCCAGCAGCAGCCAGTGACGGTTGATCGCGGTGGACATGGAAATCTCCCAGATGATTTATCGGATGATTGAGGGACAGCATCGTTCAAACGATTGTTCGACTCAAGTGCGTTTTCGTCCGATCGTTCGAAAATCAACAGCCGCGACGGGTTGTCATCCCAACGGTGTTGGCGCAACATCACCAGACCCAGGAAACAGTGGAAAGCCCGCAAAGACGGGCCGGGTGGGGGGATGGGTTTTCTTTTGCCAACTTTTGACGACGCGACAGAACAGCGTTTCGACGTGTGGCGCGCCTCGCGTCTGAACGATGCCTTGTCTGCCCCGGTGGCAATCGGTGCATTGGCCATGTTCAGCTTCTTGCTGTGGGACTGGCTGCTGGACCCAACTCAGTTCTATGCCTGCATTGCTATCCGCACCGTCGGTACGCTGGCCATGCTGTGGT
Proteins encoded in this region:
- the phbB gene encoding acetoacetyl-CoA reductase; its protein translation is MARVALVTGGTRGIGEAISVALKDAGYIVAANYAGNDAAAAEFTERTGIKAYKFDVSDFDAVKASVAQIEADLGPVDVLVNNAGITRDGTMHRMSFEQWNAVIQTNLTSCFNTCRAVIDGMRERNFGRIVNIGSINGQAGQYGQVNYAAAKSGIHGFTKALAQEGAAKGITVNAIAPGYIDTDMVRAVPADVLKKIVAKVPVGRLGQASEIARGVLFLVADEGGFITGSTLSINGGQHMY
- a CDS encoding phytanoyl-CoA dioxygenase family protein, whose product is MGLAEDYRRDGWVKVPGLVDPARIDALQAAYTTHLLPSRAKFFRQNTNRYEPNDIDGHGHVINSFLDPHHYRSVPHVRQGVLDILFDPALKAALAEATGHAELDLMQSMLFDKNAATPPHQDWWYLDSVPNGQLAATWIALEDIPAEAGRFYLMSGTHEMKLHDDLRSLRHDTWLGLMKDYVDSHADAVEAPEMRKGDVIIWNSRTIHGALPTQDPALSRKSLTAHYLPQGMVFGNLFTAKDWISFTQDGPYRYFANQPEYSLGADIKARLKVAVYDNPSLMRVARMAQKILRRA
- a CDS encoding NUDIX hydrolase, translating into MPPPTHPRVGVGCLVWKGGQVLLIRRGKPPGYGEWSLPGGSQELGETLFAAAEREVREETGVTARARSVLTAVDNIVHDADGRLAFHYTIVDVEADWIAGDPIPSDDALDARWADLVACEALVVWEPLKQVLRTAFARR
- a CDS encoding amino acid ABC transporter ATP-binding protein codes for the protein MTTEAIIELRGVNKWYGAFHVLRDVNLSVAKGERIVICGPSGSGKSTTIRCINRLEEHQAGDIIVKGVPLDDDVRHVESIRRDVGMVFQQFNLFPHLTVLENCILAPMWVKKMPRAEAEAKARQLLERVRIPDQALKYPGQLSGGQQQRVAIARALCMDPSIMLFDEPTSALDPEMVKEVLDVMSDLAASGMTMLVVTHEMGFARRMADRVVFMDKGEIVEVAPPDQFFDAPQNDRTKAFLGQVLSH
- a CDS encoding amino acid ABC transporter permease, producing MSVTETTQDRAAPIRPNQGPVAWARANLFSTWYNALLTLLIAYVLARAIPGIIDWALVKASWTGDAAACREAGGACWAFLAEKWRFILFGTFPDDQHWRPTLAILSMIGTLVVSADRRFWGKALIYIWTVGIGFSALMMFGGVLGLDYVPTELWGGLPLTLALSIVGLVASFPLGVLLALGRTSDLPVMRGLSVVYIELVRGVPLISILFMASVMLPLFLPAGVSIDKVLRALIGICLFSAAYVAEVVRAGLQAIPKGQVEAAQALGLGYWQRQRLIILPQALSLVIPPLVNSFIASFKDTSLVIVIGLLDLLSTAKAALTDPAWRGFYKEAYLFVGVIYLLFCYALSRYSRYLETVLGQGRRR
- a CDS encoding amino acid ABC transporter permease, coding for MSDSNATATKAAAPPGRAAFHLSINNPIVRAVLAQLGVALAVALVAWYLVGNTMDNLARLSIASGFGFLDREAGFQIGETLVEFGPQDHYSTAFLVGILNTLKVSGIGILLATLLGVVLGIARLSSNWLVARIAAFYVETVRNVPLLLQLFLWYGLLTEGLPGPRQALAPLPGVFLSNRGLKLPAPADDPIWAWVAALFGLGIILTLVIAAWNAKRQAATGKRLSMLPIGLGLVFGLPLLVLLASGGGAIDMPVLQGFNFRGGMTLSPEFAALLFGLVIYTAAFIGEIVRSGILAVPKGQTEAATALGLTRGQLLRLVVLPQALRVIIPPTTSQYLNLTKNSSLAVAIGYPDFVSIANTTINQTGQAVEGVLSIMAAYLIISLSLSFLMNWYNSRVALVER
- a CDS encoding amino acid ABC transporter substrate-binding protein, encoding MSLRLGGAVALAAAYVAFTAVPALAGPTLDAVKSKGQLTCGVNTGLPGFSSPDSQGKWTGLDVDICKAVAAVILNDTTKIRYTPLSAQQRLTALQSGEIDLLVRNTTWSLTRDAQGLDFAPPVYYDGQGLMVAKSLGVTSAKQLDGATVCVQPGTTTELNLADWFRAHNLSFKPVVIEALDEVNAAFFAGRCDVLTTDISGLAGVRASVATKPDDFIILPEVMSKEPLAPVVRHGDNQWRDIVSWTIYALIEAEEKGITQANIDAKLKDPDPSVQRLLGVQGDLGTGLGVDKAWAYRAIKAVGNYGEIFERNIGKKTPLKLDRGLNALWTNGGLMYAPPIR
- a CDS encoding MarR family winged helix-turn-helix transcriptional regulator; this encodes MLDLDDFLPYRLNVLAKRVSRELARRYEAQFGISIPEWRVMAILGREQPLSSNDIVERSAMDKAKVSRAVTSLVEAGLLSRDTHPSDQRLLRLSFTPKGRALYERIAPLALEWQQRWLNCLDEGELAQFKVLSAKLEGQLEQLARDVL